One region of Bacillota bacterium genomic DNA includes:
- a CDS encoding hydrogenase iron-sulfur subunit: MSLNAQSARATHGPAAGAANDPAAGAGWEPRIIGFCCNWCSYAGADLAGTSRLEYPPTIRVIRVPCSGRVNPQFIVRAFQKGADGVLVAGCHPGDCHYSTGNYFTRRRLQVARRFLEYLGIDPRRLRVTWVSASEGQKFADTVREMTEEIRALGPNRVMRDEP, translated from the coding sequence ATGTCGCTGAATGCCCAAAGCGCCCGGGCCACCCATGGCCCCGCGGCGGGGGCCGCCAACGACCCCGCGGCGGGGGCCGGTTGGGAGCCCCGGATCATAGGCTTCTGCTGCAACTGGTGTTCCTACGCGGGGGCGGACCTGGCCGGCACCAGCCGCCTGGAGTACCCCCCCACCATCCGGGTCATCAGGGTTCCCTGCTCGGGCCGGGTCAACCCCCAGTTCATCGTGCGTGCCTTCCAGAAGGGGGCCGACGGTGTCCTGGTGGCAGGGTGTCACCCGGGGGATTGCCATTACTCCACTGGCAACTACTTCACCCGCCGGCGCCTGCAGGTGGCCCGTCGCTTCCTGGAGTACCTGGGGATAGACCCCCGGCGGCTGCGGGTGACCTGGGTGTCGGCGTCCGAGGGCCAGAAGTTCGCGGACACGGTGCGGGAGATGACGGAAGAGATCAGGGCCCTGGGGCCCAACCGCGTGATGAGGGATGAGCCATGA
- a CDS encoding CoB--CoM heterodisulfide reductase iron-sulfur subunit A family protein codes for MKRIGVFLCHCGSNIAGTVDIDRLQEAVRKMPGVVYVEQNKYTCSEPGQEQIRKGIKEHRLDRVVVAACSPRMHENTFRRTVESAGLNPYLLEIANVREHCSWVHRDREEATAKAIDLVRRAVAKVVFNRPLQKASIPVEKRALVIGGGIAGIQAALDIADAGHEVWLVEKEPSIGGRMAQLDKTFPTLDCSLCILTPKMVDVAQHPNIRLLTYSQVEQVSGYVGNFEVTIRKKARSVDESKCTGCGSCWAKCPHKVPSEFDLGLGQRKVIYVPFPQAVPNKPIIDREHCVYFKTGKCRVCERFCPAGAIDFSQEDELITQRFGAIVVATGFDLFDHARYGEYGTGRDPDVISGLHFERLVNASGPTEGKIKRPSDGKVPRSVVFVTCVGSRDDRKGISYCSRVCCMYTAKHAILLSEKVPGCRSYVFYMDMRTPGKGYEEFYKRSQEMGTRYIRGRVARIWREGDHLVVQGEDTLLGRKVRVEADMVVLATGITPRRDAGELARTLGISYDQYAFFNEAHPKLRPVETNTAGIYLAGSCQGPKDIPDAVAQASGAAAKVTAMFSRDTLTADPLIAAVNEAICSGCLWCKPICPYRAIDEKVITERVRGRTVSRRVATVNAGLCQGCGACTVACRDGAMNLLGFSNEQVLAEVEALCR; via the coding sequence ATGAAGCGCATCGGTGTATTCCTGTGTCACTGTGGGTCGAACATCGCGGGGACGGTGGACATCGACCGCCTCCAGGAAGCCGTGCGGAAGATGCCGGGCGTAGTGTACGTGGAGCAGAACAAGTACACCTGCTCCGAGCCCGGCCAGGAGCAGATACGCAAGGGGATCAAGGAGCATCGCCTGGACCGGGTGGTGGTGGCGGCCTGCTCGCCCCGCATGCATGAGAACACCTTCCGGCGCACGGTGGAGTCGGCCGGCCTCAACCCCTACCTCCTGGAGATCGCCAACGTGCGGGAGCACTGTTCGTGGGTGCACCGGGACCGGGAGGAGGCTACCGCCAAGGCCATCGACCTGGTGCGCCGGGCGGTGGCCAAGGTGGTGTTCAACCGGCCCCTCCAGAAGGCCTCCATCCCCGTGGAGAAGCGAGCTCTCGTGATCGGCGGGGGCATCGCCGGCATCCAGGCAGCCCTTGACATCGCTGACGCCGGCCACGAGGTGTGGCTGGTGGAGAAGGAGCCATCCATTGGGGGGCGCATGGCCCAACTGGACAAGACCTTCCCCACCCTGGACTGCTCCCTGTGCATCCTCACCCCCAAGATGGTGGACGTTGCCCAGCACCCCAACATCCGCCTGCTCACTTATTCCCAGGTGGAGCAGGTGTCGGGCTATGTGGGCAATTTCGAGGTCACCATCCGCAAGAAGGCCCGCTCCGTGGACGAGTCCAAGTGCACCGGTTGTGGTTCCTGCTGGGCCAAGTGCCCCCATAAGGTGCCCTCGGAGTTTGACCTGGGGCTGGGCCAGCGCAAGGTGATATACGTCCCCTTCCCCCAGGCCGTGCCCAACAAGCCGATCATCGACCGGGAACACTGTGTTTATTTCAAGACCGGCAAGTGCCGGGTGTGCGAGCGGTTCTGCCCGGCAGGAGCCATCGACTTCAGTCAGGAAGACGAGCTGATCACGCAACGCTTCGGAGCTATCGTGGTGGCCACCGGCTTCGACCTCTTCGACCACGCGCGGTACGGGGAATACGGGACGGGCCGGGATCCCGACGTGATCAGCGGGCTCCACTTCGAGCGGCTGGTGAACGCCTCCGGTCCCACCGAGGGGAAGATCAAGCGGCCGTCCGACGGCAAGGTGCCGCGCAGTGTGGTGTTCGTCACCTGCGTGGGCTCCCGCGATGACCGCAAGGGGATCAGCTACTGTTCCCGGGTGTGCTGCATGTACACGGCCAAGCACGCCATCCTGCTTTCCGAGAAAGTGCCCGGGTGCCGGAGCTACGTGTTCTACATGGACATGCGCACCCCCGGCAAGGGGTACGAGGAGTTCTACAAGCGTTCCCAGGAGATGGGTACGCGGTACATCCGGGGACGGGTGGCCCGCATCTGGCGCGAGGGCGACCACCTGGTGGTACAGGGCGAGGACACCCTGCTGGGGCGCAAGGTGCGGGTGGAAGCCGACATGGTGGTGCTGGCCACCGGCATCACACCGCGCCGGGACGCCGGTGAACTGGCCCGCACCCTGGGGATTTCCTACGACCAGTACGCCTTCTTCAATGAGGCCCACCCCAAGCTGCGCCCGGTGGAAACCAATACGGCCGGTATCTACCTGGCCGGGTCGTGTCAGGGTCCCAAGGACATCCCGGATGCCGTGGCCCAGGCCAGCGGGGCGGCGGCCAAGGTAACGGCCATGTTCTCCAGGGACACCCTGACCGCCGATCCCCTCATCGCCGCCGTCAACGAGGCCATCTGCTCGGGCTGCCTGTGGTGCAAGCCCATCTGTCCGTACCGGGCCATCGACGAGAAGGTCATCACCGAGCGGGTGCGCGGACGCACGGTCAGCCGGCGGGTGGCCACGGTGAACGCCGGCCTCTGCCAGGGGTGCGGGGCCTGCACGGTGGCCTGCCGGGACGGTGCCATGAACCTCCTGGGATTCTCCAACGAACAGGTGCTGGCGGAGGTGGAAGCGCTATGTCGCTGA